TAATTTCGACAAAAAACGTATCGACGACGTTATGGTAGGAAATGCCATGCCGGAAGCAGAACAAGGTCTGAACGTTGGACGTTTGATCTCTTTGATGGGATTGAAAGTAGAAGACGTTCCTGGTGTTACCGTAAACCGTTATTGCGCATCTGGATTAGAAACTATCGGAATGGCGACTGCTAAAATCCAATCAGGAATGGCAGATTGTATCATTGCAGGTGGTGCAGAAAGTATGAGTTATATTCCGATGGGAGGTTACAAACCAACTCCGGATTATAAAGTTGCTGCTGCAGGTCACGAAGATTACTACTGGGGAATGGGTTTAACTGCTGAAGCGGTTGCTAACCAATATAAAATCTCTAGAGAAGATCAGGATGAGTTTGCTTACAACTCTCACATGAAAGCTTTAAAAGCGCAAGCAGAAGGAAAATTCGACAAACAAATCGTTCCAATTACTGTTGAGCAGACTTTCATCAATGAAAATGGTAAAAAAGAAACTAAATCATACGTTGTAAACAAAGACGAAGGGCCAAGAGCCGGAACTTCTAAAGAAGCTTTGGCAGGTTTAAAACCAGTTTTTGCTGCTGACGGAAGTGTAACTGCCGGTAACTCTTCTCAAATGAGCGACGGTGCTGCATTCGTTTTAATCATGAGCGAAGAAATGGTAAAAGAATTAAACCTTGAGCCAATTGCACGTTTGGTAAATTTTGCTTCTTCTGGTGTTGAGCCAAGAATTATGGGTATCGGACCAGTAAAAGCTATTCCAAAAGCCTTAAAACAAGCGGGATTAACATTGAATGATATCGAGTTAATTGAGTTAAACGAGGCTTTTGCTTCACAAGCTTTAGCAGTAACTCGTGAATTAAATATCAATCCAGAAATCGTAAACGTAAACGGTGGAGCAATTTCTTTAGGACACCCTCTAGGATGTACAGGAGCTAAACTTTCTGTTCAGTTATTTGATGAAATGAAACGCAGAGGCAATAAATACGGAATCGTTTCTATGTGTGTGGGGACTGGACAAGGAAGCGCTGGAATCTATGAGGTTTTATAAGACTTTTTAGAGGAAAGAAGCAAGAGGAAAGACTTTCTATTTGGGATGAAAAGTTAGTCTGAAATGGATTTTTAAAAAGTAGTAAAAAACTTACGTTTAATTTTTCTTCTTATCTTGCCTCAAAAAACATGAAACACAATTTTAAGAATTTGAAAATTTGGATTTTAGCTATGGAAATTACAAATGATATCTATAAACTAACGTCTACTTTTCCAAAGTCAGAAACCTATAGTTTGTCAAATCAAATGAATCGATGTTCTGTTTCAATGCCTTCTAATATTGCTGAAGGTTCAAACAGAGGAAATAAACACTTTCAGCATTATTTGAATATTAGTTTAGGCTCGTCATTTGAATTACAAACACAATTGTTGATAGCTTGTCAAAATGATTATCTATCCAAAACAAAAACAGTAGAAATAGAGAACAAAATAATTGAATTTCAAAAGATGACCACAGGCTTCATAAATAAGTTAGATTAAAAATCTTGCTTCTTGCTTCTTTCATCTTTTATAAAAAACAAAAACAAAATGGCAGATACAATCGAAAAAAACGTGACTCGTGGTGGTCAGTTTTTAGTTAAAGAAACAAAATGCGAGGACATCTTCACACCAGAAGATTTCTCAGAAGAGCAGTTAATGATGCGTGACTCTGTAAAGGAGTTCGTAGACAAAGAATTATGGGCGCATAAAGATCGTTTTGAGAAAAAAGATTATGCGTATACAGAAGCTTCTATGCGTAAGGCTGGAGAACTTGGACTTCTTGGAGTTGCAGTTCCTGAAGAATACGGTGGATTAGGAATGGGATTTGTTTCCACAATGTTGGTTTGCGACTATATTTCTGGAGCAACAGGTTCTTTCTCAACTGCTTTTGGTGCTCACACTGGAATTGGAACTATGCCAATTACACTTTATGGTACTGAAGAACAAAAGAAAAAATACGTTCCGAAATTGGCTTCTGGAGAATGGTTTGGAGCTTATTGTTTAACTGAACCAGGCGCAGGATCTGATGCTAACTCAGGAAAAACTAAAGCAGTTTTATCTGAAGACGGAAAATACTACTCTATCACAGGTCAAAAAATGTGGATTTCGAATGCAGGATTCTGCAGCGTTTTCATCGTTTTTGCTCGTATTGGAGATGATAAAAACATTACAGGTTTCATCGTAGAAAACGATCCTTCAAACGGAATTTCTATGAATGAAGAAGAGCATAAATTAGGAATTCGTGCTTCTTCTACTCGTCAGGTTTTCTTCAACGAAACAAAAGTTCCGGTTGAAAACATGTTATCTGAAAGAGGAAACGGTTTCAAAATCGCAATGAATGCTTTAAATGTTGGTCGTATTAAATTGGCTGCTGCTTGTCTTGATGCTCAAAGAAGAGTTACTTCTGGAGCGGTAAAATATGCTAACGAAAGAATTCAGTTCAATACTTCTATCTCCTCTTTTGGAGCTATCCGTTCTAAATTAGCTGAAATGGCAACTAACGCTTACGCTGGAGAAAGTGCTTCTTACCGTGCAGCAAAAGACATTGAAGACAGAATTGCTGCTCGTGAAGCGGAAGGTACAAGTCATCAAGAAGCAGAATTGAAAGGTGT
The sequence above is a segment of the Flavobacterium sp. genome. Coding sequences within it:
- a CDS encoding acyl-CoA dehydrogenase family protein; the protein is MADTIEKNVTRGGQFLVKETKCEDIFTPEDFSEEQLMMRDSVKEFVDKELWAHKDRFEKKDYAYTEASMRKAGELGLLGVAVPEEYGGLGMGFVSTMLVCDYISGATGSFSTAFGAHTGIGTMPITLYGTEEQKKKYVPKLASGEWFGAYCLTEPGAGSDANSGKTKAVLSEDGKYYSITGQKMWISNAGFCSVFIVFARIGDDKNITGFIVENDPSNGISMNEEEHKLGIRASSTRQVFFNETKVPVENMLSERGNGFKIAMNALNVGRIKLAAACLDAQRRVTSGAVKYANERIQFNTSISSFGAIRSKLAEMATNAYAGESASYRAAKDIEDRIAAREAEGTSHQEAELKGVEEYAIECSILKVAVSEDVQNCSDEGIQVFGGMGFSEDTPMESAWRDARIARIYEGTNEINRMLSVGMLIKKAMKGHVDLLGPAMKVQEELMGIPSFDTPDFSELFSEEKVIVANLKKVFLMVAGSAVQKYGPELDSHQQLLMAAADILIEIYMAESTILRTEKLAKSQGEDKVQEQIAMAKLYLYKAVDIVNLRGKEGIASFSEGDEQRMMLMGLKRFTKYTNLPNVVALREKIAEKLVAENSYCF
- a CDS encoding acetyl-CoA C-acyltransferase; translated protein: MKTAYIVKAYRTAVGKAPKGVFRFKRPDELAAETIQFMMDELPNFDKKRIDDVMVGNAMPEAEQGLNVGRLISLMGLKVEDVPGVTVNRYCASGLETIGMATAKIQSGMADCIIAGGAESMSYIPMGGYKPTPDYKVAAAGHEDYYWGMGLTAEAVANQYKISREDQDEFAYNSHMKALKAQAEGKFDKQIVPITVEQTFINENGKKETKSYVVNKDEGPRAGTSKEALAGLKPVFAADGSVTAGNSSQMSDGAAFVLIMSEEMVKELNLEPIARLVNFASSGVEPRIMGIGPVKAIPKALKQAGLTLNDIELIELNEAFASQALAVTRELNINPEIVNVNGGAISLGHPLGCTGAKLSVQLFDEMKRRGNKYGIVSMCVGTGQGSAGIYEVL
- a CDS encoding four helix bundle protein yields the protein MKHNFKNLKIWILAMEITNDIYKLTSTFPKSETYSLSNQMNRCSVSMPSNIAEGSNRGNKHFQHYLNISLGSSFELQTQLLIACQNDYLSKTKTVEIENKIIEFQKMTTGFINKLD